The Oncorhynchus mykiss isolate Arlee chromosome 27, USDA_OmykA_1.1, whole genome shotgun sequence sequence GTCTCTACAGTACTGTCCCCTACAGTACTGTCCCCTACAGTACTGTCCCCCACCGTCTCTACAGTACTGTCCCCTACAGTACTGTCCCCCACCGTCTCTACAGTACTGGTctctacagtctctacagtactGGTCTCTACAGTACTGGTCTCTAGAGTACTGGTctctacagtctctacagtactGGTCTCTACAGTACTGGTCTCTACAGTCTCTACAATACTGGTCCCTACAGTACTGGTCCCTTCAGTACTGGTCTCTACAGTACTGGTCTCCTACAGTACTGGTCTCCTACAGTACTGGTCTCCTACAGTACTGGTCTCCTACAGTACTGGACTCCTACAGTACTGGTCTACTACAGTACTATCtcctacagtctctacagtactGGTCTCCTACAGTACTGGTCTCCTACAGTACTAGTCTCCTACAGTACTGGTCTCCTACagtactggtctctctctccctcagcccttCTTGAGCAGCTCCAGATAAGAGTAAACATCAACAAGGAGAACAGAACACCTAAGTGGAAAACAGCATTTGCCCCCCTCCTTTCCCCCCGTTCCTCTCCTACCATTCTGGTCTCTACAGTACTGTTCCCTCCTTTCCCCGTTCCTCTCTCCTACCATTCTGGTCTCTACAGTACTGTCCCCTCCTTTCCCCCGTTCCTCTCCTACCACTCTGGTCTCTACAGTACTGTTCCCTCCTTTCCCCCCGTTCCTCTCCTACCATTCTGGTCTCTACAGTACTGTTCCCTCCTTTCCCCGTTCCTCTCTCCTACCATTCTGGTCTCTACAGTACTGTCCCCTCCTTTCCCCCGTTCCTCTCCTACCACTCTGGTCTCTACAGTACTGTTCCCTCCTTTCCCCCCGTTCCTCTCCTGCCATCCCGGGTGGTGCTCTCAGTCTGCTGCCCCagatctttctccctcctctcagtctgctgccccagatctttctcccttcctctcctcctcttagtCTGCTGCCCCAGatatttctcccttcctctcctcctctcagtctgctgccccagatctttctcccttcctatcctcctctcagtctgctgccccaaatctttctcccttcctcagtctgctgccccagatctttctcccttcctctcctcctctcagtctgctgccccagatctttctcccttcctctcctcctctcagtctgctgccccagatctttctcccttcctctcctcctctcagtctgctgccccagatctttctcccttcctctcagtctgctgccccagatctttctcccttcctctcctcctctgtctgctgccccagatctttctcccttcctctcctcctctcagtctgctgccccagacctttctcccttcctctcagtctgctgccccagatctttctcccttcctctcctcctctcagtctgctgccccagatctttctcccttcctctcctcctctcagtctgctgccccagatctttctccctcctctcagtctgctgccccagatctttctcccttcctctcctcctctcagtctgctgccccagatctttctcccttcctctcccactctcagtctgctgccccagatctttctcccttcctctcctcctctcagtctgctgtcccagatcgttctcccttcctctcagtctgctgtcccagatctttctccctcctctcagtctgctgccccagatctttctcccttcctctcctcctcttagtctgctgccccagatctttctccctcctctcagtctgctgccccagatctttctcccttcctctcctcctcttagtctgctgccccagatctttctcccttcccctcctcctcttagtctgctgccccagatctttctccctcctctcagtctgctgccccagatctttctcccttcctctcctcctctcagtctgctgccccagatctttctccctcctctcagtctgctgccccagatctttctcccttcctctcctcctcttagtCTGCTGCCCCAGatatttctcccttcctctcctcctctcagtctgctgccccagatctttctcccttcctatcctcctctcagtctgctgccccagatctttctcccttcctctcagtctgctgtcccagacctttctctcctcctctcagtctgctgccccagatctttctcccttcctctcagtctgctgtcccagacctttctctcctcctctcagtctgctgccccagatctttctcccttcctctcctcctctcagtctgctgccccagatctttctccctcctctcagtctgctgccccagatctttctcccttcctctcctcctctcagtctgctgccccagatctttctccctcctctcagtctgctgccccagatctttctcccttcctctcctcctcttagtCTGCTGCCCCAGatatttctcccttcctctcctcctctcagtctgctgccccagatctttctcccttcctatcctcctctcagtctgctgccccaaatctttctcccttcctcagtctgctgccccagatctttctcccttcctctcctcctctcagtctgctgccccagatctttctcccttcctctcctcctctcagtctgctgccccagatctttctcccttcctctcctcctctcagtctgctgccccagatctttctcccttcctctcagtctgctgccccagatctttctcccttcctctcctcctctgtctgctgccccagatctttctcccttcctctcctcctctcagtctgctgccccagacctttctcccttcctctcagtctgctgccccagatctttctcccttcctctcctcctctcagtctgctgccccagatctttctcccttcctctcctcctctcagtctgctgccccagatctttctccatcctctcagtctgctgccccagatctttctcccttcctctcctcctctcagtctgctgccccagatctttctcccttcctctcccactctcagtctgctgccccagatctttctcccttcctctcctcctctcagtctgctgtcccagatcgttctcccttcctctcagtctgctgtcccagatctttctccctcctctcagtctgctgccccagatctttctcccttcctctcctcctcttagtctgctgccccagatctttctccctcctctcagtctgctgccccagatctttctcccttcctctcctcctcttagtctgctgccccagatctttctcccttcccctcctcctcttagtctgctgccccagatctttctccctcctctcagtctgctgccccagatctttctcccttcctctcctcctctcagtctgctgccccagatctttctccctcctctcagtctgctgccccagatctttctcccttcctctcctcctcttagtCTGCTGCCCCAGatatttctcccttcctctcctcctctcagtctgctgccccagatctttctcccttcctatcctcctctcagtctgctgccccagatctttctcccttcctctcagtctgctgtcccagacctttctctcctcctctcagtctgctgccccagatctttctcccttcctctcagtctgctgtcccagacctttctctcctcctctcagtctgctgccccagatctttctcccttcctctcctcctctcagtctgctgccccagatctttctccctcctctcagtctgctgccccagatctttctcccttcctctcctcctctcagtctgctgccccagatctttctcccttcctctcagtctgctgtcccagacctttctctcctcctctcagtctgctgccccagatctttctcccttcctctcctcctctcagtctgctgccccagatctttctccctcctctcagtctgctgccccagatctttctcccttcctctcctcctctcagtctgctgccccagatctttctccctcctctcagtctgctgccccagatctttctcccttcctctcctcctcttagtCTGCTGCCCCAGatatttctcccttcctctcctcctctcagtctgctgccccagatctttctcccttcctatcctcctctcagtctgctgccccagatctttctcccttcctctcagtctgctgtcccagacctttctctcctcctctcagtctgctgccccagatctttctcccttcctctcctcctctcagtctgctgccccagatctttctcccttcctctcagtatgcagtcccagatctttctcccttcctctcctcctcttagtctgctgccccagatctttctcccttcctctcctactgTCCCAGAtctttcttccttcctctcctgctccctccctcaccccccttcctctcctgctccctctctcaccctccccttcctttcctgctccctccctcaccctccccttcctttcctgctccctcaccctccctcttccctccctatCCCTGTTTTAATTCCCTATCTAGACCAAGAGtaatgaagagacagagagagacataaagagacagagagagagagagagacagacagtcacagacagagtaggagaaggagagagagagatggaggatgggTAAGGATTGCAGCCAGACCAGATGTGACAACATCCCTCACAGCCCTGGCAGTCCATTTCCCAACAAGGccctgtgtttgtctctgtacTATATGAGAGGCACTGCACCACAATtcactgtgtgcgtgtgcgtgtgtgtgtgtgtctcaccacaCTGAGTTGGCTCCAGGAGGTGCGTATGGGTCTGTACTGCATCACGATGCGGTCATCAGGTTTGGCCTCTCTGGACTGGTCCTCATCAGAGTCATTGTGAAGAGCTTTCTCCTGGTAGTTCTGATACAGTTCCTCCTCTGGatcacaccacagacagacaggttgagggtggatcacaccacagacagacagacaggttgagggtggatcacaccacagacagacagacagacaggttgagggTGGATCAcaccacaaacagacagacaggttgagggtggatcacaccacagacagacagacagacagacaggttgagggtggatcacaccacagacagacagacaggttaagGGTGGatcacaccacagacagacagacacaggttgAGGGTGGatcacaccacagacagacagacacaggttgaatcacaccacagacagacaggttgagggtggatcacaccacagacagacagacagacaggttgagggtggatcacaccacagacagacagacaggttaagGGTGGatcacaccacagacagacagacacaggttgAGGGTGGatcacaccacagacagacagacacaggttgGGGGTGGatcacaccacagacagacagacaggttgagggtggatcacaccacagacagacagacaggttgagggtggatcacaccacagacagacagacaggttgagggtggatcacaccacagacagacagacagacaggttgagggtggatcacaccacagacagacagacaggttgagggtggatcacaccacagacagacagacagattgagggtggatcacaccacagacagacagacagacagacaggttgagggtggatcacaccacagacagacagacagacagacaggttgagggtggatcacaccacagacagacagacaggttgagggtggatcacaccacagacagacagacaggttgagggtggatcacaccacagacagacagacagacacaggttgAGGGTGGatcacaccacagacagacagacagacaggttgagggTGGATCACAATAGTACAGTCCCCATTGACAGCAAGACCTCAACCATGTGTACAGAAAGTCACAGTCATCACCAGTTCATATACATGACTAAGACAGAGAAGTGGCACTCACCTTCACTGTCAAATGTCCTCTGTGTGATCAGTCCTGGCTTCTTATCAGGACTCTGGGAGACAGAACAAGACCCCATGTCACTATTAATAACAGACCCAGGATTAGCTCTCCCTGCCCCAGCCATACTACTATATTAACACTATGAACTGAAACTGTCACTAGATCTGTTATCATGAGCAGTCGGCACAATATCCGAAATGATGCTTTATTAGGCAAATCTGGTTATGAATGacattataaacacacatctGTCAGGTTCTAAATGAAAAGTGTTAGTAGGTCTCCCCTGGGACCTGCTCTTGACCCCTGACCTGCCTAATTACAGAGCAGTGGACTGAAGTGTGTTGTAATCATAGGCCTTCACTATTAGTAGGACTTCAACACAAGCGTCTCCTGACAATGTTCCAACTTCAAGCTAGCTGTGGACTTTGGTCCTGATCTGAACTTCAGGAGAATAATTCATCAAACATGAATCCATCAGGCAGATGAGTGTTAATTAAAGTAAGAGACAGTAATATCCAGGCACATGGGGCAAAGCAAGGAGAGAACGGTATCGTGACATAGCAGTTAATAGGAATGACAATTTCCTGGACAATAATGGGTGAATACATGTCTTCCTACCTTGTTCTTCTTCCCAGGGCTGGTCGGTCTCTCCTTGACCTCCTGTAGTCCTTTGAGTACAGGTTGGGACAGACGATGGCTCTTTGGGTCTACAGGTTGGGACAGACGATGGGTCTTTGGGTCTACAGGTTGGGACAGACGATGGGTCTTGAGGTCATCAGATGGTATTTCCATTTCCACTCCACTTACCACTGCTCTCCTGTACGAGGTAGACCTCAACCCTCTCTTCAGAGTCTCAGTGCTCTCATCCTGGTCTGTCCCCCCTCCCCCGGACCCTACGCCAGTGGAGAAGAAGGATCCAGTCTCCACCATGCTGAGGGCTCGCAGGGCCCGCTTGGTAGGATCCAGGCCCAGCAGACCCCCCATGCCGTGGCTCTGTACCCCAGCAGGAGAGGCCTTGCTCAGGGACGCCAGCCCTTTGGGGATCAGCTGCTGTGTGCCCTTCTTCAGGGCAGCTGCACTGTGGGTGCTGAGgacaatggagggaggaggagatagggagatgtagggagagagggtgggagtgggggaatgagagggggaaggagagggggcagaCATGTCAGCAGAGGAgggggtgtggggtgtggggaGGTCAGAAGGGgtggagatgagggaagagagggagttgATACTGGAGGTGGAGCTGTTGGATGGGGTAGGGGTGTGGAGACTAGGGGTGGAGGGGCTGGGGTTagggggagaggggctggggttacggggagaggggacaggagttAAGGGGTGGTAGGAAGAAGGGGAGGTCAGGTCATGTTGGTGGTGGTTattgggggaggcagggggagaggggtgttTGGAGGAGGCAGAGTCTGGCGGTGAAGGGCTCGTCCCAAACACTATCTGGTCCCTGTGAGCGGTGAGGGTGAACGGGCTGGATAGTCGATTCTGGGTGTCCAGTAGAGGCTTGTCTGACCACACATTATCAACACTCCCACCGTGGCATGCCTTACTGTTCAACGACAGCGACTTATCATCCTCCGACTTGAACTTGGACAGAGAGAAACGTCCTTTGGACAGATGTCCAATACTTATACTCCTGACTACCCGTGTTTTCCTGGTGGGTTGGTTGAGAACGTGCTTCAGAATGACCGTCCCTCCTCCCGGCGTGGCCACCAGTCTCTCTGCAGGCTGGCTCAGGGTAAAGCTGCACTTGTTGTCCTCTACGGGGAAGTCAGTCATGTGGACTCCGTCTATCTGGTAGCTGAGGGGCCGGGCCTTTAGCTTGCTGGGGCCAGTGTGATTGGCTGAGCGCCGCTTCCACAGCGGGGTGATGTTACTGTTGGACAGATCCACATCGTTCCCGCCCTCCATGGTGCGTCAATCACTCGTCTTTTATTTGTCACTGAGGAGTCTCTCGTCTGACCCAACTGGTCCAACCCAGAAGAGAACTGCAATAACCCCTGGTtgtaaacacacagagagagagatctatcaAAATCAAAGCTGGAGGGGTATTAGGATAAGTCCTGACTTTTCAGGGTTAGGTCTGTCTGTGAGGTCACAAGTTGGGTCATTCCTTAGCTCTTGAAAACTCTAGGCAGCATTCTGCCTTACAGTTCTCAGCCATTCGCTTTGCCCATGACAGCGTCCTGTGAACTACAATTCCCACTCTGTTTTAACGTTTCGAAACGTTGTTAATTAATAATCGCTTGCCTATGGATTTCGAAACATTTATCTTTAATCAGCGAGAAGGAATCcttaaaatatataattttttaaatacacgttttgcacagatccatacagcAATGGGCGTCTCCATCCAATGAAACTACACGTTCCACGTTATGCTTACACACAGGTGGTCGCCTCGTCTTCCGGCTGTTTTCCGTGTAACGCGGAGACGTGTCAGCGTGGGAACCAGTGCTTGACCTGGGCCAGAGCGACCTACCAGCACTTCTCATTTTGGGGGAATTGCGTACCGGCTCCTCTTTAAAACAAAGTAGCCTAAATTAGCCCAGATTGACGCGCAAAAAAATATTGACCAAAAACGGAATGAAGGCGAGAACTGCATTGAATAGCAATTGAGAGTGGGCATTAATAGTCTGATTACGCTTTGTTCACGTTTATTTGCCGCTAGTCTGTGAGTGACCGTAGCCTGTTCCAGATTGCGCAGATTGAAAATATACCAGACTGAATGCGCATGATGCACTATTACAAATTGTCAAACGAGGGTTTATAAAGTCATGGGAATTGGTTTCATAATGTTTGTTAATGTAATACATGAAGGCACACTTAAATAGTATCAATCACTTAAAAATCGACATATCAGCCATTATCATAAACAGTGCGTGTCTGTGCGCGCCAGTGAGATGTTGCCTGAGGGGAGAGAGCTGGACATTTCACAGCAGGTATAAAATAATGACAGACAAGATAGCCAATTCAAAACATAACTAGCAAGATAACTGCCAACAAGTTAACTATAGCTAACTAAGCATTCATGTCTTTGTCGCCTTTCCACCGGCACTGTAGAGCGAGCCTAAATAAATCTGCACCGTTGGCAACCTGGGATTCCCCTCTATTAAATAGCAGCCATGTCATTGTGAGATCGTTAGAAACAGCATAAATGACAAATAACTTGCTGTGCCTAGATCTCCCCTAAAACACGAATATTAGAGCcgtatatataaacatgtatagtTAGATACCTTGCTTTGATCCATGATGAATTGAATGAGGGAATAATTGTATAAAGacaaaagtatttggttgtaatgtTGCAATATTTTATATCAAGGATggcaaccatcctccaggatagctactgggtgtgcaggcatTTGTTCATGTCCTGGTCTAACCACATCTTAGCCTAAACATTAGCTGCTCAGGGAACTTGATAAGCAGACTCAGGTCTGGATAAAAAGCCTGCACACACCCAGGAGCTCTCCAGATGGAGGGTTGACCACGTTGACaaacagcagtggtgtaaagtactgaagtagttgtttttgggtatctgtactttaccatttTGACAACTTATACTCCActacatctcatatgtatatactgtattctatactatgctctcattcactttaataatgtttacatatcttgcattactcatctcatatgtataatctccttttctatactattctactgtatcttagtcc is a genomic window containing:
- the LOC118944786 gene encoding rho guanine nucleotide exchange factor 26-like isoform X1; the protein is MEGGNDVDLSNSNITPLWKRRSANHTGPSKLKARPLSYQIDGVHMTDFPVEDNKCSFTLSQPAERLVATPGGGTVILKHVLNQPTRKTRVVRSISIGHLSKGRFSLSKFKSEDDKSLSLNSKACHGGSVDNVWSDKPLLDTQNRLSSPFTLTAHRDQIVFGTSPSPPDSASSKHPSPPASPNNHHQHDLTSPSSYHPLTPVPSPRNPSPSPPNPSPSTPSLHTPTPSNSSTSSINSLSSLISTPSDLPTPHTPSSADMSAPSPSPSHSPTPTLSPYISLSPPPSIVLSTHSAAALKKGTQQLIPKGLASLSKASPAGVQSHGMGGLLGLDPTKRALRALSMVETGSFFSTGVGSGGGGTDQDESTETLKRGLRSTSYRRAVVSGVEMEIPSDDLKTHRLSQPVDPKTHRLSQPVDPKSHRLSQPVLKGLQEVKERPTSPGKKNKSPDKKPGLITQRTFDSEEEELYQNYQEKALHNDSDEDQSREAKPDDRIVMQYRPIRTSWSQLSVVKKSGVSDKLSQEERKRQEAIFELISSEHSYLHSLEVLIRMFQNSAELSDTMTKTEHHHLFSNITDVCEASKKFFKELEDIHQQNIVIDDISDVVFRHAQSNFDPYITYCSNEVYQQRTLQRLVSSKSPVFKEVLTRIEGHPDCRNLPMISFLILPMQRVTRLPLLMDVICQKAPKDSAQYETCKKALQSVSKVVRQCNEGARTMERTEMMYTINSQLEFKIKPFPLVSSSRWMVKRGELTAFVEENGIFSKRMSRQQVYFFLFNDVLILTRKKSEDSYTVIDYALRGQIWVGPCQAEDVNLSPVRSTAGMLTSRQPGASHLFRLRFRSNHSGDKVPMVLGVERMNERARWISALGQSSNDEKNQDRTNAMQVEVTRTYTAKQPDELSLQVADVVLVSQTVEDGWYEGERLRDGERGWFLSECAEPIMCQATIERNVQRMDRLQGLETNV
- the LOC118944786 gene encoding rho guanine nucleotide exchange factor 26-like isoform X2, with product MEGGNDVDLSNSNITPLWKRRSANHTGPSKLKARPLSYQIDGVHMTDFPVEDNKCSFTLSQPAERLVATPGGGTVILKHVLNQPTRKTRVVRSISIGHLSKGRFSLSKFKSEDDKSLSLNSKACHGGSVDNVWSDKPLLDTQNRLSSPFTLTAHRDQIVFGTSPSPPDSASSKHPSPPASPNNHHQHDLTSPSSYHPLTPVPSPRNPSPSPPNPSPSTPSLHTPTPSNSSTSSINSLSSLISTPSDLPTPHTPSSADMSAPSPSPSHSPTPTLSPYISLSPPPSIVLSTHSAAALKKGTQQLIPKGLASLSKASPAGVQSHGMGGLLGLDPTKRALRALSMVETGSFFSTGVGSGGGGTDQDESTETLKRGLRSTSYRRAVVSGVEMEIPSDDLKTHRLSQPVDPKTHRLSQPVDPKSHRLSQPVLKGLQEVKERPTSPGKKNKSPDKKPGLITQRTFDSEEEELYQNYQEKALHNDSDEDQSREAKPDDRIVMQYRPIRTSWSQLSVVKKSGVSDKLSQEERKRQEAIFELISSEHSYLHSLEVLIRMFQNSAELSDTMTKTEHHHLFSNITDVCEASKKFFKELEDIHQQNIVIDDISDVVFRHAQSNFDPYITYCSNEVYQQRTLQRLVSKSPVFKEVLTRIEGHPDCRNLPMISFLILPMQRVTRLPLLMDVICQKAPKDSAQYETCKKALQSVSKVVRQCNEGARTMERTEMMYTINSQLEFKIKPFPLVSSSRWMVKRGELTAFVEENGIFSKRMSRQQVYFFLFNDVLILTRKKSEDSYTVIDYALRGQIWVGPCQAEDVNLSPVRSTAGMLTSRQPGASHLFRLRFRSNHSGDKVPMVLGVERMNERARWISALGQSSNDEKNQDRTNAMQVEVTRTYTAKQPDELSLQVADVVLVSQTVEDGWYEGERLRDGERGWFLSECAEPIMCQATIERNVQRMDRLQGLETNV